In Citrus sinensis cultivar Valencia sweet orange chromosome 2, DVS_A1.0, whole genome shotgun sequence, a single genomic region encodes these proteins:
- the LOC102615970 gene encoding uncharacterized protein LOC102615970 isoform X2, whose product MFLDKGSTQSNLDCFLHCTTPITEMRDLNSLWHPWEREKVEYFTLGDLWNCYDEWSAYGAGVPIVLGNGETLVQYYVPYLSAIQIFTSSSCVNGLREETDDGETRDLFSDSCSEESEMDKLWRWDGCSSEEGGCDQDNLLHLNDRLGYLYFQYFERSTPYGRVPLMDKITGLARRYPGLMSLRNVDLSPASWMAVAWYPIYHIPMGRTIKDLSTCFLTYHTLSSSFQDMDLDDDIENDERKRKEGEGISLPPFGLATYKMQGNVWVSGNCGRDQERLVSLLSVADSWLKQLRVQHHDFNYFVGIRRG is encoded by the exons ATGTTTCTTGACAAAGGGTCAACGCAATCAAACCTCGACTGCTTCCTCCATTGCACCACACCAATA ACTGAGATGAGGGACCTTAACAGTTTATGGCATCCATGGGAGAGGGAAAAGGTTGAGTACTTTACATTGGGTGATTTATGGAATTGTTATGATGAATGGAGTGCATATGGTGCTGGAGTTCCAATTGTTTTGGGCAACGGCGAAACCTTGGTTCAGTATTATGTGCCTTATCTTTCTGCAATTCAAATATTCACCAGCAGTTCTTGTGTGAATGGGTTAAG AGAAGAGACTGATGATGGTGAAACAAGAGATTTGTTTAGTGATTCATGTAGTGAAGAGAGCGAGATGGACAAATTATGGAGATGGGATGGATGCTCATCTGAGGAAGGAGGGTGTGATCAAGACAATCTTTTGCATCTCAATGATAGATTGGGCTACCTTTATTTCCAGTATTTTGAGAGATCTACTCCTTACGGAAGAGTTCCTCTCATGGATAAG ATTACAGGATTGGCTCGAAGATATCCCGGGTTGATGTCATTGAGGAATGTTGATCTTTCACCAGCTAGTTGGATGGCAGTTGCTTG GTATCCTATATATCATATTCCCATGGGAAGGACAATAAAGGATTTGTCCACTTGCTTCCTCACTTACCATACTCTTTCATCGTCTTTTCAAG ACATGGACCTTGATGATGACATTGAGAATGATGAAAGGAAGCGAAAGGAAGGGGAAGGGATATCTCTTCCTCCATTTGGCTTGGCCACTTACAAGATGCAAGGGAATGTGTGGGTCTCGGGCAATTGTGGTCGGGACCAAGAAAGGCTGGTGTCACTTTTGAGCGTAGCAGATTCGTGGCTAAAGCAACTAAGGGTCCAGCACCATGACTTCAACTACTTCGTGGGGATCAGGCGTGGCTAA
- the LOC102615970 gene encoding uncharacterized protein LOC102615970 isoform X1, with protein sequence MFLDKGSTQSNLDCFLHCTTPIVRSQFLPKTEMRDLNSLWHPWEREKVEYFTLGDLWNCYDEWSAYGAGVPIVLGNGETLVQYYVPYLSAIQIFTSSSCVNGLREETDDGETRDLFSDSCSEESEMDKLWRWDGCSSEEGGCDQDNLLHLNDRLGYLYFQYFERSTPYGRVPLMDKITGLARRYPGLMSLRNVDLSPASWMAVAWYPIYHIPMGRTIKDLSTCFLTYHTLSSSFQDMDLDDDIENDERKRKEGEGISLPPFGLATYKMQGNVWVSGNCGRDQERLVSLLSVADSWLKQLRVQHHDFNYFVGIRRG encoded by the exons ATGTTTCTTGACAAAGGGTCAACGCAATCAAACCTCGACTGCTTCCTCCATTGCACCACACCAATAGTACGTTCGCAATTCCTTCCCAAG ACTGAGATGAGGGACCTTAACAGTTTATGGCATCCATGGGAGAGGGAAAAGGTTGAGTACTTTACATTGGGTGATTTATGGAATTGTTATGATGAATGGAGTGCATATGGTGCTGGAGTTCCAATTGTTTTGGGCAACGGCGAAACCTTGGTTCAGTATTATGTGCCTTATCTTTCTGCAATTCAAATATTCACCAGCAGTTCTTGTGTGAATGGGTTAAG AGAAGAGACTGATGATGGTGAAACAAGAGATTTGTTTAGTGATTCATGTAGTGAAGAGAGCGAGATGGACAAATTATGGAGATGGGATGGATGCTCATCTGAGGAAGGAGGGTGTGATCAAGACAATCTTTTGCATCTCAATGATAGATTGGGCTACCTTTATTTCCAGTATTTTGAGAGATCTACTCCTTACGGAAGAGTTCCTCTCATGGATAAG ATTACAGGATTGGCTCGAAGATATCCCGGGTTGATGTCATTGAGGAATGTTGATCTTTCACCAGCTAGTTGGATGGCAGTTGCTTG GTATCCTATATATCATATTCCCATGGGAAGGACAATAAAGGATTTGTCCACTTGCTTCCTCACTTACCATACTCTTTCATCGTCTTTTCAAG ACATGGACCTTGATGATGACATTGAGAATGATGAAAGGAAGCGAAAGGAAGGGGAAGGGATATCTCTTCCTCCATTTGGCTTGGCCACTTACAAGATGCAAGGGAATGTGTGGGTCTCGGGCAATTGTGGTCGGGACCAAGAAAGGCTGGTGTCACTTTTGAGCGTAGCAGATTCGTGGCTAAAGCAACTAAGGGTCCAGCACCATGACTTCAACTACTTCGTGGGGATCAGGCGTGGCTAA